The Bradysia coprophila strain Holo2 chromosome III, BU_Bcop_v1, whole genome shotgun sequence region TTTCATTGTCCCCTAAGCAGTGATAGTCATCAGGAAATAAATCACGAGATAGTGCGCTGTCACAGATGCGAACTGTTAAATCGGTATCCAAACTATACGTGCGGGTTGTACGTAGATAGCGGAGAGAGTACATGGAAAAGGAACATTTCtcgtttaaatattttatcacgAACCTAGTTTTCGATCTTATTTAACGATTATTCGTCTCTATACGCTTTTCGGAATGTATATGGTGGTATCCATGTGAAATCGGAAGTAGATATTTGGCATGGGTGGAGTTTGATTAagcttattttctccactaaAAAGGCTATGATaaaatgacgttttgttgCCGCTTTTGATGACAGTCCTCATCCTTTGACAGTGGAGAAAATCAACACTTTATCCCACGAACTGTcaactttgtttttgttttgcaaaaTTGAGTAACAAAATGATGTCTTTGTTTCGTAGTTCTTTACGGTTGATCACATCTCTGATCTCGCACAttcgaagaaaataggaaattctgACTCGATCAGCCCTAGCTCCGACAAAACTTGGCTCTTGCTGGAATTTACCTTTTTCCTCCCTTGGTAAGCAAATAACTATCAATCTATGTAAAGATTATTACGAAACCTGAATTGACTTGTATCTGGGACCCTCATacttgacaaaataaaaatttccaaacaaggacgtaatcttCTATTTCATTTGTGCGGTGAAAATAATCTTACtttctccactcaaaatgctttggaaaaatgaaatttggcTGACGTTTTCTCTGATGTCTCTGGTGAAACAATGTCcacaaaatagaaattctCTCATCTGAAATTCTTTATAGCGAATTGAAAAAAACAGGTATTCACATCGAGCACACATAAAACACGTAGTGTTCACCGCGAAGAAAAGTCGTAAATTTTCTAACTTCGCAAATTTCGTTCTTGttgcaatttacaattttttcacCCCTCGGCACACAAATGACTAATATCATTCTGCAAATGTAGAGCTGCtcacggttttttttttataacattCCAAACATTAACATTCATAAATAAGAGATCAATTTCGGAGCAGTCCCcgggaaatgagtcattacttcaaTGACATGAGcattatttattgaaactttgtatttttccttattttgttgtattcctcgccttcggctcgaaaaCTGCAAACGCcacacttggcaaaataaaaagttccaaacaaggacgtaatctactgtttttgtatgaaaacagGAGGTAACCGAAAAGCCTAAAAATTTAAGACGAGATTTATGGCAAggaaaacaacgaaaattggaaatcaTCATGTTAAACTGTGCATCGTTCGGTACCCGAATTAATAGAAAACTATAAAACATCCAAGGTGAGCCCAGCTGTAGgcttaataaaatttcaaatttcgcaTGGAACACACCACATACATTTAGCATGTGTAGAATCATCATCTGCACGAAACcacatttgatttttttttttgatttatttgtcgTACGAATTTTGAATACTTACACACAATTTCTAGTGGCGAAGTCACGATGAAGAATTTGCAATGAATGCAAATACGATAATCCTCTTGTTACGTGAAGGCCGAATTCGACTAGTTGACGAGTTTTAAGGGATGTACCGGATTCTCGACAATTTTggagaaatctttttttttaacattccaAGAGGACGTGATTAAACAacaagaaataaatatttagttCTGTAAAAATGGCTTTGATGCATCGCAACCGTACCTTTTCAAATTACCCTTCGATGGATAGGGATATGCAATTTGTGGTGGTCCAGCTAATTCCGTATTAGCGCCGATCGGTGAATGTATATTAATGTGAACAACACCACATAACAGAGATGCTTCTGACAGTAAAAAGGCAACTTGTGTAAGCGATGCTCCATCTGAAATGCAATTGAAACATATTTATTATGTCAACGAGCACGACCGCATTAAAATGAAGATGGCAAAACAGCATTCCATTTTAACCCGTCTAGCCGCATATTTTGCCATCACCCATTCCAATGTCTATTATAACAACCATgttgacaataaattttgcttatgtgacaatattttactttaataTGAAATGTAATGATGTTGATGATATTAATGTTAAATGTTATGTGTAAATGCTGCGAGAATGTTCCACAACACCGCAACACAGAGCTTAACTTACCGACAACCGTTTTTATGAGAGTGTCTCGTGTTTCGCCACTGGAAAGATGCAATGTACCGCTGTATACTCTGCCTGTAAccaacgaaataaaaaaaaattatttaccacCCTGAACCGGTATATTGTATAACGAATTGccacaatatttttatacTCTACCATAAGTGCCTTCTTGCAGCAAGTGTTGACTACGTATTGTACCCGCTGATACAGTCACCGGGCCAAATTTCTCTTTCGGATCGGTGGGGTTGTTGCGATAGCTTCGTGGTGTCGATAAACTGTACACCTATgccaaaagaaataaaaataaaaaattattgtcttTATTGACCATATAGAGATAACGTTTAATGCTACAAGAAGGCATGGCGGGATTTTTTACGAGAGTGTAGAAAAAGAGCAGCTTTATATTTTTAGCCCATTACAGCAACGAgaggaaaataggaaaatttcaaagaggattttatttttaggaaaacacGTTGCAACTTTTAAGGTTGTCGTTTATTTTGTACTTTATCCTCTGTTTATGGTGTAATAATCGACATcgacagaaaaatgttttcatttattaattgCTTGGAAAACTAAGTTTCAGACTATTTATTGGAAAACAATATTAAAGAAGTTGTAATAGATATGGGACGTATATCATTTATTGTAACCTATTCGGCAGTCGCCTCTTAGAAGCAGGGccaatttttagaattttttttcttcaatattaTCTGAAAAATTTACAGTAAAGGGCAGTCGAATTTCGGCTTAAGTTTGTTTCAgctgatattcagctggttcactaacacaaacaaaactggtTTGAGTGTTTATACGGATTTAACAATACATGCATAAGGGTGGTAGCTGATGCAAATCCTTAATATTcctcaaaaattgaatttacaaattaaGACCAGTTTGAGGTGCTTTACGTTGACATCGCGGCAATAAgtaatttttcgtaattttttacgaatcaaatttctaaaaataggccctgctttgaagCGAAGTATATAAATTTAGCTTCACAGTGGAGGTGCAGCCACTATCTTATGTGTACAAATGCATCTATATCATCATCAAATCACCAACATGTTATTGTGTACGGCATCACATCAACCAACGCAACGGTTGAAACTCCTAAtggttttcatttaattatcaGGATATTTTTTCCCCATCGTCATATAGAAtgcagacaaaaaaattttagaacgTGCGAAATCGAAGCATTTGTTGACACAtcacattcaatttaaaaaagaaaaaaacttggGTCCCCTAAACACAAATAGTACATTCAGTGAAAATGATCGGAGACGAGACACATTTTCGgtgtaaatattgaaaatgtgttcGAGTAAATCTAAAAGCAATCAAACAAATCTTCGAAAATCTTCTGgagaaaatacataaaattttaattgaaattttacttcTATGTTTGCGTAACCCGGCGAACATAAATTATAAgattaaatagaaatttaacACGTAAATCATATTGTGTACCACTATGAACACGTACGTATAAACAATACAGCTAATGtgtacataataataataaattttgtactaAATTCACTTACATAATCTCGTTACGAGAAACCCCCCCACCCCAACCTGTACATTTTGCCAAAAATGCTGTGTGTTCACACTTCTTCTACAGCTCTCTTCATCACCATTCCACTCAACGAATTTCGAACACCCTAAATATTGTACTACTATTTAGAAGCCGAAGTGTGTTTAGTTTCACACCCTATTCAACATTCACataatataacaaaaattttatttatacagaAAGCGTGTACTGTACGTTTTATATGTATGCATAATATAATGTATGAATGGGCACCTCATCTCATAATAGACGGATTTTAATATAATGTAAATATGAGACGATATAGAAAAAGGGTATAACACACacattgtaaataaattttcttttgcggTGTTTCCAAACACCTTGTCATAATGAGAGGTTTATATTATCATCTCCGTTTCTATTATAAATGGATCAGTGAAAACATataaggaaaatatttccacacGATGGTTGATGATATAATGGCACAAACAGAATTTCATCTTTCAAATTATCAGTTTTTCGAgggtaaaatattaaatgtcCTTtgctaattaaaattaattacattttccaaCGGGTTCATGCATAATACCTTATCGTTATGTCATTATCCCTTGGTTGtgtcaattaaatttgaaaaatgttgtggaTCAGAAAAAGGTTAGAAAACATGATACGAtccgtgattttttttgtaccacATATTTTCGTAGctggaaaaacaaatttcgctttttttggattatatgaaattttgtaGCCCAAGCTCAGTCCGAAAATGAATACTGTCATGCGTTTCGTTTTACTGTAAAAACAACTATATTCATTAGACAAAAAAATGGTTCTACGTTAATGACACAATTACTTTACATTTGTCGTAATCGTGAAAAGCAACGTTCCACACGAGAAAATAAGAATTGTGGATGCAGGTAACTTATATccaaattttccatataaCAGCAAGAGTAAATGTAACAGTAGCTATAATTTCATACTTCTGTTACTTACTATgacttttaattcaaaatctagtacttcaaattttgtaacaaataattttttataaaagatAGCAAACTTCAGTGCTCATCACTTCTTTTATTCGTTTTCTAAAGGCTTCATTCCAAATCAATATGAGGTTTTTGCCAATTGCTTATGTGCTTAAATACTAAATGTTACAGCtgacaataaatttgtaattacTGTAGCCTCTCAAAATGACAACCCCTAACTTCACTGATAACTTTCCTTGCAAAGTAAGTTCTTATGTTTCGGAATTCAATAGCACCCACTAAAGTCATATCAtcataatttgaatttcgattgaaaGCCTCTACTCTACTCACACATTACCGATCTGATGTTGTCTATTTCATTATCCGTTATACGCATTAATGTTTTCGACGATGTGTCAATACTGATATATGGTTCTTAACGATAAATCTATATTTACACGACAGAGTGTAGACAAACATTCATTATGATTTCAGAACATAGTTGGTCAGACATTGTAAATATGAGTATATTAATGAAATAACAATAGAAAGTTCGTTGTATCAACTGGACATAACGCCTTGTCCTTTTAGTGACTGCCGATAAAACGATAAATAAATGCTAACCGAAAATTCAAATCTAGAAACTGTTTCTCTAGAAGCTTTTCCCTAACGACtgaatcaataaataaaaatggaacaaagttttgttgttttataaAAAGAACGCAGCTTATTCAGGTGCATGATACAGCAGGAACAAATATATTGTGTAAAAAAAGTAATTCTTCATATTTTGTAGTCAAACTATAGATATACTTTTGCGCATTATTTTACTACGGATGCTGATAAATCAGAGGATAAATCCTTTGTACATGGTTGAATATAATGTCGATGCAAGTTAGTACTAGAGAACATAGTACGTACAGTACGTACATGTACCAACCAACACACCAGACCAAGAGTTTATACGAATATAGCACATAACAGAGAACGAAGCATGTCGAagtaaaaatacaaaaaaaaaattgttcaaatgaATAAACTGAATAGCAACTACTCAAGtgcataaatttcaattaaaaataacggAAGAACATATCCACACACATGCACAAccagtaaatttaaattcgaacaAAACCCGATCGAACCAATTATTGATAAAGCTCAGTGGATTCACTGTGGAATATGGGATTGTTAACTGGTATATTGGTTCccattcatttaattcatcgGAGgataacaattatttttttaaagctcaTTGCTTCAACACCCGATAATAGCGAATAGATAAAATTGTAAACGAATCGAAAAGTTtgtttaaacataaaaaagctTCGTTTTCTAGTTTATTATGCATCCATGAACATAAAATACGTACAAAGCGATTAAGTGATTGATTTACCATTGGGATGACGAGTTGTAATTTTGTTGTGCACTCGAATTTTGTTTAATGGAACTAAAGTCGAGAAAATTCAGTGTCGATCATCTAAAGTCTTGTCATGTAGAATCGATTTCGAAATGGGATGTGTTGCAATAAAATGACTCAAACCCTTAAATGCGAAtggattgaaatatttttttgttcatattgctcacaattgaaatattttctacgTGAAAAAACAGTAGATAGAATGTGAAGTGAACACAAAACTATGTTAGTGTCACTGCGAAAAGAGCAAATTTTGTCATCAGCGAGTTGCGGGAATGTTTCATATTTCTTTTTAGAAAACATCAACATCTCTGTCAATTCATCTGTTTCACCTAACACGGATGGGATGGCTCAGTCGAACATTCCACCAAAAATTATGCGGGTTCAATTCTCGTGTCAGAGAACTCTACATGGAATGATGTACATACTGAATGACGCGTATTTGTACGTCTAGCCTACCTTTAGGCGAAATATCAATTAATCAGATAACTTTACTCCGTAAatatttgcatactttgagGCGTGGTTTGGAAGCCATGTTAAGCCAGTGGTCCAGACTGCACGCACTTGTTTAACCGTAAAAGACTGTAAGTGGGGTCTCAAAACTAGGGCTATATATGACGAAAAATGCCAACATCCAGTCCTAACTCATACACTAATCAACCTGTCATAAACGGCTCTGGGTAAAATGGTCATTTATATtgtaaaattcatgttaaaaaaatgaagtacaagatttgaaatcaatagagtaaaaatactttgatcgatggaagtaatagacgcgataataatactggtcatatgcttgccgtctgtaataGGTTAAATATTACGTAGTTTATGTAATTTCATTCGAATTTTACAATGCAGATGCAATCCACTGGATCAAACGAAGTGATGCATATGATCTTATCTCAGAAACGTTTTCTTATTCAATTCTTTCGTCTGTTTCTTTTGCGCTACATATATCCACTTAATTTGTGCTGGtcttgaagtactagattcatCCATGTGCGCGTTGTTCTAAATGCTAAATCTAGTGCATGTAAGTGTCGCCACATTTCTGTTTATCATGTATTTGCAATTATTTCATTCTAAACTACATTTACGGAGTGTATCACATTAATGGAACGCTCTCATACAATTTGATAGTAATGTATATCTCATTCAACCCAACTAAATAAAACAgatttttaaaacaacatttgTCTACGACTTTATGTGTCAGCTCAAGACTAGAAAATAACTGAACGAATTTATTATCATTTGTAAACGTTAGAACTTAAACTGGGAAATCCTATTGAGACGCTGACTAGCTCTGATTAGTTTAGTGAACAAGTATTTATGTTAGAGGCCTGTGCTAAATTTTCAGTCAAGTTTCGACACAAAACACCAAGAAGAACATTTTTCTGTCTAACGTCTTTGTTTAACGTAATTTATGATCCCTTAAGGACTGTATTGTTAGAGagaaagtaaattgaaaaatgcgaAGGTGACGGGGCATGTTAAAGTAGAATTAGAACAGGGATTTTTCAAGGTGACGCAATTgtgagaaattaattttcattttttttttttaaagatagaCAACATCTACGTCTAGTGAAAAAGCACTAAATCTTTAACGTTCGTGCAGAACGGCAATGTTCCATCCCAGTAATTATGAACTGAACAACCATACATGCACCTAAtggtaataataaattttctatcaATTTCGACCTTCATACAagaacataaattaaaaatgcaatAGTTCAATTATTTGCCAACCACGAAACACCATTAAAGTGTTGCTCCCCAGTTTACTCTTTAATAGCCCCATAACcattaattttgaatgaaattttcgcaaCCAATCATTGGCGGAATGTTACCGTATTATcgcatgaaaataaataatattcaaGCCACGTGAATCGGAGTCAAAACCGTTTACGCTTTATGCATTTTGGCTTGATGTTTCTGTTTTGGATATTCGAAATCGCATTTCGTTAATTGGTGCCACACGAGATGTTACGAATTCGATTTGAACAAACGAAATGGAGAATACTAACTCGTTGTATTATCCAACATTAATTATAACTTAAAAGAAGCAACAGCAGAACCAACATAcattcacaattttctcatAAACTATTCTCTGTggaattaacaaaaaattacctGTGTAAGCTGTGACGATGCATAATACGATATTCTCGACGGACAAACCGATTCTGGTTTTGCATAAACGGATTCACATGTCGGATGTGACAGTGGCAGCAAAGCAGTTGCATACAGGGATGGGGATGGTGTTCGTCGAAACcctaattaaattgaaaacgtgATCATCAATCATCAAATTAAAACTTAACGGAGGGTATAGTGTGCGGAGCTTACAAGACTTTTTACTTTCGCTCAATGGAAATTTGTTAAGGCTTGCAATCGTTGCATAAGAACCACTATTAGCACTTGGCGGTCGACCCAGTGGATCCATTCGTATAAATACATTCTGATGACTTCCATACGCAGCAGCCGTAAAACTGGTactgaaaaattatattttaaaaattgaattaaatgggaaaagtttcgttgtGGCTGCGGTTAGTCGGGAACGTAATGGATATTAATGTAATATTAACGGATTGAGTGATGGAAGgattttattacatttataATTAGGAAATGGCGCAGGATGAGAGTGGGTTGTATTTACgttggtttctttttttttgtcccgTTTAATTATTAATATGATGAAAAACGAATAGAATAACATGTTaactaaaaaacaaaacaataatatttcgAGAGTTTCAAACACAAACCGAACAAAATAGAATAATATGTAAATTTCATGGCTTTTTCGCCCGACTATTTTAATTATGCAACGAAAATTACAGCAGATACTCGACACACTCTGATACACATGCTGCGTTGAAGATGATTATTTcgtgataatttaaatttaaactctAAATGGAAGAGTCATCTCGTTGAAATTTGTGATTCAAAATGTGTTCAAAACATACATAACATTGGTTGAGATAAAATCGGTGAGTTTCAGGCCACAACGATAAAATAGCCACACCATTATAACGTAGATACATaaacgaaatcaaaatttataatgttgcaattaaaataaaatacaagcCGCTGGTTGTAACGTATATAATAATATGCACAGTAACACTGCTGCACCATGGTTAACATGATATTACATTGCAATAACAATATTcccaaaacaaaagtttataTCGTAAACATATTCCCCAACAACAATTTAGTTAAACCGCCATTTAATAAAACATTATCTGTGCTGACATGCAACACCACTTTGAACACATCTAAAGTTTATGTGACTATACCGCTATATGAGCAAACATTGGGAGACATATGTAGGTTGTAGGCATATAAAGAACCGATATTTATACGTTCAAATGAAAACGTTTATACACAAACGTATACAATAAGGGTTGCTGGCTCTTATGCATCCTTCGTTCCATATATATAATACAATATTATACGAATTGTGAGTACATACTTTCCACAGCGAAAATAGAATTAGACCGAATATAAACATGTATTCCCAGATGTTACCACTTACTGTAATGAATCCTGTCGAATTTGCTTTCTCGCACGAACATACATCGCACTGGCTATGAGACCCACGACCAGAACAAGGCCAAGTGCACATGCTGCAGCAGACAATAATGCTGGCCCTTGAGATGGGGCCCGAGCTGGTGCCAATGATTGATTTCGTGGTTGAGAGACTcctaaataaaagttttaatttttccgttatgattttttgttgtcaagaaatttcatttctaattTCGAGTGTATAGTGGATGTGATGTGATGCATGTACTCTATCGTTTCATTTACCTCTTAGGCAGATTTTATTTCGCTTGAAATTGAGTCTGGTGTCATTGCGGCGAGGTGGTCCCTGCATGTGAAAGGCACGATTTAATACagctttttgttatttatacaaGTGGAATTAAAGTAATTGATTGAACAAATGCATAATTAAATAAACGTAGAAATTTAACCATTTCACGTTCTGTTTACGGTGATTACTTCAACGTTTTCCAAATAAAGAGTAGCAAAGTAGAAAATCAATACGTTCATTCCGCTCTATCACGCTATGAAGGGTTACTGAAACTTAGACGTCCAGCAATGTCGGTGTCGGTCATGAACGATACAAATAGGTGGAA contains the following coding sequences:
- the LOC119076354 gene encoding tyrosine-protein kinase Dnt; translated protein: MWIYSWLSILLLDCHFVLGYLNIYISQKEVMKLMGLDAELFYVRDGIVNNYAMMFVVPVNASINDLEFSWQSLTSYSLSYVLSIEYDTHQGALLPPQLNIPAKGLVPDKVETFTVHLPCTGNISVEVPIAINLYVKGPPRRNDTRLNFKRNKICLRGVSQPRNQSLAPARAPSQGPALLSAAACALGLVLVVGLIASAMYVRARKQIRQDSLHTSFTAAAYGSHQNVFIRMDPLGRPPSANSGSYATIASLNKFPLSESKKSWFRRTPSPSLYATALLPLSHPTCESVYAKPESVCPSRISYYASSQLTQVYSLSTPRSYRNNPTDPKEKFGPVTVSAGTIRSQHLLQEGTYGRVYSGTLHLSSGETRDTLIKTVVDGASLTQVAFLLSEASLLCGVVHINIHSPIGANTELAGPPQIAYPYPSKGNLKRFLQNCRESGTSLKTRQLVEFGLHVTRGLSYLHSLQILHRDFATRNCVLDTDLTVRICDSALSRDLFPDDYHCLGDNENRPLKWMALEILQKKPYSTASDVWSLGVFLWELATLAMMPFEEVDIFELEPYLRDGYRLGQPVNCPDEFYTVMSCCWLADHKQRPLLPQLIAYLHDFHEDLGKYI